One part of the Eucalyptus grandis isolate ANBG69807.140 chromosome 10, ASM1654582v1, whole genome shotgun sequence genome encodes these proteins:
- the LOC104422038 gene encoding PI-PLC X domain-containing protein At5g67130 codes for MARRECLLLLVLSATLFSFGASCSNGECRLLDECSSDSDCVAGLYCFSCPQGFSGSRCVRSTITDQFKLLNNSLPFNKYAFLTTHNAYAIDGEPPHTPVPRVTVTNQEDTVTQQLNNGVRGLMLDTYDFEGDVWLCHSFKGQCYDFTAFEPAIDTLKEIEAFLSANPAEIVTLILEDYVQAPNGQDWPLVSDMVANNQRLLVFTSILSKEQSEGIAYQWNYMVENQYGDGGMKAGSCPNRAESASLDDRSKSLVLVNYFRSPPIKLLSCGDHSGNLINMLHTCYGAAGNRWANFVAIDYYKRSDGGGSFQAVDTLNGKLLCGCDDVHACVPGSTSGVCSP; via the exons ATGGCTCGTCGCGAATGCCTTCTCTTGCTCGTACTTTCAGCGACGCTCTTCAGTTTCGGTGCCTCTTGCTCCAATGGAGAATGCAGG CTTCTTGATGAGTGCTCGAGCGATAGCGACTGCGTGGCCGGTCTCTATTGTTTCTCTTGCCCTCAAGGCTTTTCAGGTTCCAGATGTGTAAGATCAACCATTACTGACCAGTTCAAGCTCTTG aacAATTCTCTTCCTTTCAACAAATATGCATTTTTGACGACCCACAATGCGTATGCTATTGATGGAGAGCCACCGCACACGCCTGTACCAAGAGTAACGGTTACAAATCAAGAGGATACTGTCACTCAACAGCTAAAC AATGGAGTTCGAGGGCTGATGCTAGATACATATGATTTTGAAGGAGATGTATGGTTGTGCCATTCTTTTAAAGGTCAATGTTATGACTTCACTGCTTTT GAACCGGCTATAGACACTCTCAAGGAAATAGAAGCTTTTCTATCTGCTAACCCGGCGGAGATAGTCACTTTGATACTCGAGGACTACGTTCAGGCACCGAACGGGCAAGATTGGCCACTAGTTAGTGACATGGTGGCCAATAACCAGCGGCTGCTCGTGTTTACCTCCATCCTGTCAAAGGAACAGAGTGAAGGGATTGCTTATCAGTGGAATTACATGGTTGAAAATCAAT ATGGCGATGGTGGAATGAAAGCAGGAAGCTGCCCAAACAGAGCTGAATCGGCTTCTCTTGATGACAGGAGCAAGTCCTTGGTTTTGGTGAATTACTTCCGGTCTCCGCCCATCAAGCTACTCAGTTGCGGGGACCATTCGGGCAACCTCATTAACATGCTTCATACTTGTTATGGTGCGGCCGGCAACAGATGGGCTAATTTCGTTGCCATTGATTATTATAAG AGGAGCGACGGAGGAGGATCATTTCAAGCAGTAGACACCCTAAACGGGAAGCTGCTATGTGGATGTGATGATGTGCACGCGTGCGTG CCGGGTTCAACTTCTGGGGTGTGCTCTCCATAG